A portion of the Pogoniulus pusillus isolate bPogPus1 chromosome 6, bPogPus1.pri, whole genome shotgun sequence genome contains these proteins:
- the DYDC1 gene encoding DPY30 domain-containing protein 1 translates to MESQYLKRCLGSCLKKGLAEVVEHRPADPIEYLAHWIYNYRRNLDEEKKRMLERAELEQEREAALLELEKLRKNKEALLIYQKLEEQHQGQLEQEHEELELQNEDDERLLQQKDQEENEKVVAELTERPVTPKLTTVEELDENGEYETITAPMVEAEQESSQLI, encoded by the exons ATGGagtctcagtatctgaagagatgCCTGGGAAGTTGCCTGAAAaagggactggcagaggttgtAGAGCATCGGCCAGCAGATCCAATAGAATATTTGGCACACTGGATTTACAATTACAGAAGAAACttagatgaagaaaaaaag AGAATGTTGGAGAGGGCTGAACTGGAACAGGAACGGGAGGCAGCCCTGCTGGAACTTGAGAagttaagaaaaaataaagaagcctTATTGATCTATCAGAAACTTGAAGAACAACATCAG GGTCAGTTGGAACAAGAACAtgaggagttggaactgcaaaatgaagatgatgaaaggctgctgcagcagaaagatCAAGAG GAAAATGAAAAGGTAGTAGCTGAACTTACAGAGAGACCTGTAACACCTAAACTAACCACAGTTGAGGAGCTAGATGAGAATGGAGAGTATGAG aCTATAACAGCTCCCATGGTAGAAGCAGAACAGGAAAGTTCCCAACTCATCTGA